Proteins from a genomic interval of Acidobacteriota bacterium:
- a CDS encoding thioredoxin family protein, with the protein MKSKAVFYHAGCPVCVSAEQSLVNALDASRYDLEIVHLGEHKDQLAEAEKLGVSSVPALVLDGQVLHINYGAGLADLK; encoded by the coding sequence ATGAAATCAAAAGCTGTATTTTATCACGCGGGCTGTCCGGTTTGTGTCAGTGCCGAACAAAGTCTGGTGAATGCGTTGGACGCTTCACGCTATGACCTGGAAATTGTCCACCTGGGTGAGCACAAAGATCAACTGGCTGAGGCCGAAAAGTTGGGAGTGAGCTCAGTCCCGGCACTCGTCCTCGACGGTCAGGTCCTGCATATTAACTATGGGGCGGGGTTGGCTGACCTTAAATAG
- a CDS encoding DUF1579 domain-containing protein: MKFRVVFCAILLFVGAELMSANMLAQEKQAPQNPPAPSQAQMEEMMKKYQELSTPGPAHERFKSLVGTWNVTNRAWMDPKGEPVISKGTCEYKLILGGRYLVQEFHSTFMGQPFQGMALVGYDNFRKQYTSTWVDSMSTAIMISTGTGDASGKVFTYTGTMDDPVMGIKDKVCKSIERVIDQDTHVFEMYDTLPGVGEFKMMEITYTRKK; this comes from the coding sequence ATGAAATTTCGAGTTGTATTTTGTGCTATCTTGCTGTTTGTCGGCGCTGAATTGATGTCAGCTAATATGCTCGCCCAGGAAAAACAAGCCCCCCAAAATCCTCCAGCCCCATCCCAGGCCCAAATGGAAGAAATGATGAAAAAATACCAGGAACTTTCCACGCCTGGCCCGGCTCACGAGCGATTCAAGTCCCTGGTCGGAACCTGGAATGTCACCAATCGCGCCTGGATGGACCCCAAAGGCGAACCGGTTATTTCCAAAGGGACCTGTGAATATAAATTGATTCTGGGTGGCCGGTATCTGGTCCAGGAATTTCATAGTACCTTTATGGGCCAGCCATTTCAGGGAATGGCACTGGTCGGCTATGACAATTTCCGCAAACAATACACATCAACCTGGGTTGATTCGATGAGTACGGCCATTATGATCAGTACTGGGACCGGGGATGCGTCAGGAAAAGTGTTTACCTACACCGGTACCATGGATGACCCCGTCATGGGTATTAAGGATAAAGTCTGCAAATCCATTGAGCGGGTCATTGACCAGGATACGCATGTCTTTGAAATGTATGACACGCTCCCAGGCGTGGGTGAATTCAAAATGATGGAAATCACTTACACCCGGAAAAAATAA
- a CDS encoding M20/M25/M40 family metallo-hydrolase: MWERFSKQSPELPPGNAQAPTIIFVEKSAAEILRQVADGTLFSIKGKVQAGEIKQTWNVVGCLPGSDPKQQAEVILLSAHMDHIGGKYSPDKDTIYNGADDDASGVAAVLELARALGNSPRPKRSVYFVCFGSEEIGGPGARYFLDHPPVPLKNIVTNLEFEMIGRPDPKVGSDTLWLTGFDLSDLGAELAKQGAHLVMDPHPQEFFFQRSDNYALAKRGVIAHTVSSYGLHGDYHKVSDEIEKIDFLFFRFCLLRLSNFNHLVQIQNLNFDH; encoded by the coding sequence ATGTGGGAACGGTTCTCGAAACAATCTCCGGAACTCCCTCCGGGGAATGCTCAGGCGCCAACGATCATTTTTGTTGAAAAATCAGCGGCTGAAATATTGCGACAGGTTGCTGACGGAACGCTGTTTTCAATCAAAGGGAAAGTTCAGGCTGGTGAAATCAAACAAACCTGGAACGTGGTTGGCTGCCTGCCTGGAAGTGACCCAAAGCAGCAGGCCGAAGTGATTCTCCTGTCAGCCCATATGGATCACATTGGCGGCAAGTACTCTCCAGACAAAGACACCATTTACAATGGAGCCGATGACGATGCGTCAGGTGTGGCGGCGGTTTTAGAACTGGCCCGGGCTTTAGGAAACAGTCCCCGTCCAAAACGAAGCGTCTATTTTGTCTGTTTTGGCAGCGAAGAAATTGGCGGACCTGGCGCCCGATATTTTTTAGATCATCCACCAGTTCCGCTCAAAAATATTGTGACCAACCTCGAATTTGAAATGATTGGGCGACCCGACCCGAAAGTTGGATCGGACACGCTCTGGTTGACTGGCTTTGATCTGTCTGACCTGGGTGCTGAGCTGGCCAAACAGGGTGCTCACCTTGTGATGGATCCTCACCCCCAGGAATTTTTCTTTCAACGATCTGACAACTATGCCCTGGCCAAACGGGGCGTCATTGCGCACACGGTTTCAAGTTATGGGCTGCATGGTGACTACCACAAGGTGAGCGACGAGATTGAGAAAATTGATTTCCTATTTTTCCGGTTTTGTCTATTGAGGCTCAGCAACTTCAACCACCTGGTTCAAATTCAGAACCTGAATTTCGACCACTGA
- the rimO gene encoding 30S ribosomal protein S12 methylthiotransferase RimO — MTKQKKVGFISLGCPKNLVDSEVMMGLLAQQGHTLTQEADEADVLVVNTCGFIEAAKQESINTILEMATLKEQAQGRKLIVTGCLVERYRNDLLQEIPEIDGFLGTNELEGITSLVHGLNDQVVRNPVQLQSKRRLPVLATPSARLDPVPAREAGLEAAAYLYSDQTPRLRTTPRHYAYLKIAEGCDHPCAFCSIPQMRGNLRSRRAGSILQEAERLAAEGVKELILIGQDTTSYGEDLGVKDGLANLLKELAKIEGLQWVRFLYSYPTRLSNAVLDVMAAEPRLCKYVDIPLQHASTRMLHAMRRPGSREFLEKMVRRIRAHVPDIVLRTTFIVGYPGETEADFEELISFCKEQEFDRVGVFTYSDEDSTPAFNLADKVPARTAESRRKKLMKVQEQISKRRNKRFLGKTVDVVFEGLSEESDLIWQGRMATQAPEIDGHVLITDTPEGFKPEIGQLVRVEITETHAHDLVGHIVAAG, encoded by the coding sequence ATGACAAAGCAGAAGAAAGTCGGATTCATCAGCCTCGGCTGCCCCAAAAATCTGGTGGACAGTGAAGTGATGATGGGTCTTCTGGCTCAACAGGGCCACACCTTAACGCAGGAAGCCGATGAAGCTGATGTCCTGGTGGTCAACACGTGCGGATTTATCGAAGCCGCCAAACAGGAGTCAATCAATACCATTCTTGAAATGGCAACGCTCAAAGAACAGGCGCAAGGCCGCAAGTTGATTGTGACCGGGTGCCTGGTCGAACGCTATCGCAACGATCTGCTCCAGGAAATTCCAGAAATTGATGGATTTCTTGGAACCAATGAACTTGAAGGAATTACCTCGCTGGTTCACGGGCTCAATGACCAGGTCGTCCGCAATCCAGTTCAATTACAGTCAAAACGACGGCTGCCAGTTTTGGCGACACCATCCGCCAGACTTGATCCCGTACCAGCTCGCGAAGCCGGACTTGAAGCCGCAGCTTACCTCTATAGCGACCAGACTCCGCGCCTGCGTACCACGCCCCGCCATTATGCCTACCTGAAAATTGCTGAAGGCTGCGATCACCCTTGCGCGTTTTGCAGCATCCCGCAAATGCGCGGCAACCTGCGCAGCCGGCGGGCAGGCTCGATTTTACAAGAAGCCGAACGGTTGGCTGCTGAAGGCGTCAAGGAGTTAATTCTCATCGGGCAGGATACCACCAGTTATGGCGAAGACCTCGGTGTCAAAGATGGTTTAGCCAATCTGCTCAAGGAGTTAGCCAAAATTGAAGGGTTGCAGTGGGTCCGATTTCTCTATAGCTATCCAACCCGGTTGAGCAATGCCGTGCTGGACGTTATGGCAGCAGAACCCAGACTCTGCAAGTACGTTGATATTCCGCTCCAGCACGCCAGCACGCGAATGCTTCACGCGATGCGGCGGCCTGGGTCGCGTGAATTTCTTGAAAAAATGGTGCGTCGGATTCGAGCTCATGTCCCCGATATTGTCCTGCGGACCACCTTTATTGTGGGCTATCCAGGTGAAACCGAAGCTGACTTTGAGGAACTGATTTCCTTTTGCAAGGAACAGGAATTTGACCGGGTTGGTGTGTTTACTTACTCGGACGAAGACTCCACACCGGCTTTCAACCTGGCTGACAAAGTTCCAGCCCGCACTGCCGAATCCCGTCGCAAAAAATTGATGAAAGTCCAGGAGCAGATTTCCAAGCGCCGCAACAAACGCTTTTTAGGAAAAACGGTTGATGTCGTGTTTGAAGGGTTATCTGAGGAAAGCGATTTAATCTGGCAGGGACGCATGGCAACCCAGGCACCGGAAATTGATGGCCATGTGCTCATTACTGATACCCCTGAAGGGTTCAAGCCCGAAATTGGCCAGCTTGTCCGGGTTGAGATCACGGAAACCCACGCCCACGATCTGGTTGGTCATATTGTTGCCGCTGGTTGA
- a CDS encoding radical SAM protein, whose amino-acid sequence MRITEIFFSIQGESSFAGLPCIFVRTTGCDLRCTWCDSEYTFTGGTQMTLDEIMDRVYSYPTRLVELTGGEPLLQKEIYPLATRLLDEGYQVLIETGGHRDISKLDPRIIKIMDIKCPESGEAEKNLWSNLEYLTPRDEVKFVLASLNDYFWARDCIRHHHLESRVNVLISTVFGIDRRPIVEQMLADGLRARFQVQLHKMVWPADMHGV is encoded by the coding sequence ATGCGAATTACCGAGATTTTTTTCAGTATTCAGGGCGAGTCCAGCTTTGCCGGGTTGCCCTGTATTTTTGTCCGAACGACTGGTTGCGATCTGCGCTGCACGTGGTGTGATTCGGAATACACTTTTACCGGCGGGACCCAGATGACGCTCGATGAAATCATGGATCGGGTTTATTCGTACCCGACCCGATTGGTGGAATTAACTGGTGGGGAACCCTTGCTGCAAAAGGAAATCTACCCGCTAGCTACCCGACTGCTTGATGAAGGGTATCAGGTGTTGATTGAGACCGGTGGCCACCGCGATATTTCAAAACTTGACCCACGAATCATCAAGATTATGGATATCAAGTGTCCTGAAAGTGGCGAAGCGGAAAAAAATCTCTGGTCGAACCTGGAGTATTTGACGCCCCGAGATGAGGTCAAATTTGTGCTGGCCAGCCTCAATGATTATTTCTGGGCGCGTGACTGTATTCGACACCATCACCTTGAGTCGCGAGTCAATGTGTTGATTTCGACCGTGTTTGGAATTGACCGGCGGCCAATTGTCGAACAAATGCTGGCCGATGGGCTCCGGGCACGATTCCAGGTGCAGTTGCATAAAATGGTTTGGCCGGCTGATATGCACGGAGTGTGA
- a CDS encoding glycosyltransferase family 2 protein translates to MENLGLRTENFPHRDNSFAGRFSRLGGWLFLLSPLILGAVFFALELTIGNRQATSSAFARAIHHLFIVLLGFILIAGVIRLVQMIISVIQIRVYSLSQQLGQGWLLPYSLRVPPISLMVWVHNEAGTITERIERLLKLEYPTFELVVVNDGSTDATQQILQSSFDLHPVNKVICRTLPTRTDGNVCTSALYPNLTVVDKPWSGRGDSLNFALNLTQYPLVLTEDPDTVLQSRALVRLAKGFIEDHTNTVAVSSLAGLTGDINLEVPDTEIGLGRNQDSSESPEAPVVVGSPLTRYSPTVSIFGATFAEEDLSTWIQNLQRVDRMSAFHSSWLARNWLGSVPVSGGIPRLLRKSDVVAAGGYDPMSEEVSFNLLLHIQYQDKRKLPRRVVFLSDILARIEVPEDLNVIGQSQRNWQRLAFRSLITHWKLIFKSHGDFWWRSLSYPVFFLIDILGPVIELIGFGLVFLMGVLGLIDPSEMMFFIFAMMTFALVQSIGSVLSEEFSARSIRQPGRLLKLILVASTHAIGYRQMSAYWKLRGIIDYALGKGTY, encoded by the coding sequence ATGGAAAATCTTGGACTGCGAACTGAAAACTTTCCTCACCGGGATAACAGCTTTGCCGGGCGATTTAGCCGGCTAGGTGGCTGGTTGTTTCTGTTAAGCCCACTGATTTTGGGAGCGGTGTTCTTTGCACTTGAACTCACCATTGGCAACCGTCAGGCAACCAGTTCGGCGTTTGCTCGCGCCATTCACCACCTTTTTATTGTGCTGCTTGGGTTTATTTTGATTGCGGGTGTTATCCGTCTGGTTCAGATGATAATTTCAGTTATTCAAATTCGGGTATACAGTCTGAGTCAGCAACTTGGTCAAGGGTGGTTGTTGCCCTATTCACTCCGCGTGCCTCCGATTTCACTGATGGTGTGGGTTCATAATGAAGCGGGAACAATTACTGAACGAATTGAACGCCTGCTCAAGCTGGAGTACCCGACGTTTGAACTGGTGGTGGTCAATGATGGATCAACCGATGCGACCCAGCAAATCCTGCAATCCTCTTTTGACCTGCATCCAGTGAATAAGGTGATTTGCCGGACCTTACCAACACGGACCGATGGGAACGTATGCACCTCCGCGCTTTACCCAAATTTGACAGTGGTGGATAAACCCTGGAGTGGCCGGGGAGACTCCCTCAACTTTGCCCTCAATCTGACTCAATACCCTCTCGTCCTGACTGAAGACCCAGATACAGTTTTACAATCCCGCGCACTGGTTAGGTTGGCAAAAGGCTTTATCGAAGACCATACCAACACTGTGGCTGTCAGCAGTCTGGCTGGCCTGACAGGGGATATCAATCTCGAAGTGCCCGACACCGAAATTGGATTGGGACGCAATCAGGATTCTTCCGAATCACCTGAAGCACCAGTTGTGGTTGGGTCACCACTGACACGATATTCCCCAACCGTCAGCATTTTTGGAGCCACTTTTGCCGAAGAAGACCTGTCAACCTGGATCCAAAACCTGCAACGTGTAGACCGAATGAGTGCGTTTCATTCAAGCTGGCTGGCTCGAAACTGGCTGGGCAGCGTTCCCGTCTCAGGTGGCATTCCTCGATTGCTTCGCAAATCAGATGTTGTGGCCGCTGGCGGGTATGATCCGATGAGCGAGGAGGTCAGCTTTAACCTGCTGCTCCATATTCAATATCAGGACAAACGCAAACTCCCGCGACGGGTCGTTTTCCTCTCCGATATTCTGGCCAGGATCGAAGTTCCCGAAGATTTAAATGTGATTGGACAGTCCCAGCGAAACTGGCAGCGTCTGGCATTTCGATCCCTGATAACTCATTGGAAGTTGATTTTTAAATCTCATGGCGATTTCTGGTGGCGGAGCCTGTCCTACCCGGTCTTTTTCCTGATTGATATTCTGGGCCCCGTGATTGAGTTAATTGGATTTGGACTGGTTTTTCTCATGGGCGTCCTTGGTCTGATTGATCCATCGGAAATGATGTTTTTCATTTTTGCGATGATGACGTTTGCCCTCGTCCAGTCAATCGGATCTGTGTTAAGTGAAGAATTTTCAGCTCGTTCCATTCGACAACCTGGAAGATTGCTGAAACTCATCCTGGTTGCCTCAACGCATGCGATTGGCTACCGCCAGATGTCCGCATACTGGAAGCTCCGTGGAATCATTGATTATGCTTTGGGAAAAGGAACCTATTGA
- a CDS encoding HEAT repeat domain-containing protein, giving the protein MESLAPFLVWGLTGLLVVLGIGVVILLGIRSYAAWRDRIRLDMRDTTRSKLLTAIQELADPNNNGLTWVVKPLKPKSQDETAVLKQVMTELSRVLSDEDRWRLAELYEGTGMQAEDMQILRDTKKPWYERARTAYRLGQMRCASAIETLTTALRDPSQEVRLMAIWALTEIGDDRAVSPIVVSLADANGWELMHAANCLLGMTGELTLPLLDLLRASGPKRERRERISATVLDLLSEFGQRARNRLNPRACRQAADDLLKSDSVDIRARAVRALTALGIESHDELEVILRCLKDPAWEVRAVTARALGEMQVLDAIPLLIQAVSDEAYWVRHNAAVALKQFGEFGYEALDHLQRSQDRFAREMARQVMDQI; this is encoded by the coding sequence ATGGAGTCGCTCGCACCATTCCTCGTTTGGGGGCTCACCGGACTTCTGGTGGTTTTGGGTATTGGCGTGGTGATTCTGCTCGGGATTCGATCATATGCTGCCTGGCGGGACCGGATTCGGCTCGATATGCGGGATACGACCCGATCAAAACTCCTCACCGCCATTCAGGAACTTGCCGATCCAAATAACAATGGATTGACCTGGGTCGTCAAACCTCTCAAACCAAAATCACAGGATGAAACTGCGGTCTTGAAGCAAGTCATGACCGAACTGTCGCGTGTCTTGTCGGATGAAGACCGCTGGCGATTAGCCGAGTTGTATGAAGGCACCGGGATGCAGGCTGAGGATATGCAGATTCTGCGCGACACCAAAAAACCCTGGTACGAACGGGCTCGCACTGCCTATCGCCTTGGGCAAATGCGATGTGCTTCAGCAATTGAAACCTTGACCACGGCGTTGCGTGACCCATCTCAGGAAGTTCGGTTGATGGCCATCTGGGCACTGACTGAAATCGGGGACGACCGCGCTGTTTCCCCAATTGTGGTCTCGCTCGCCGATGCCAATGGTTGGGAGTTGATGCACGCCGCCAATTGTTTGCTTGGAATGACTGGTGAATTGACGCTCCCCTTGCTTGACCTGCTCCGGGCTTCAGGGCCCAAACGTGAGCGGCGCGAACGAATTTCAGCCACCGTCCTGGATTTGCTCTCTGAATTTGGTCAACGAGCCCGGAATCGTCTCAATCCGCGTGCCTGTCGCCAGGCGGCTGATGATTTACTGAAGTCTGATTCGGTTGATATTCGGGCCCGAGCTGTCCGAGCCCTCACTGCTCTTGGTATCGAGTCTCATGATGAACTTGAGGTCATTCTGCGCTGTTTGAAAGACCCAGCCTGGGAAGTTCGAGCCGTGACTGCCCGCGCCCTTGGGGAAATGCAGGTTTTAGATGCCATTCCATTGTTGATTCAGGCTGTTTCAGACGAAGCCTATTGGGTCCGGCATAATGCCGCCGTGGCATTAAAGCAATTTGGTGAATTTGGATATGAAGCACTGGATCATCTTCAGCGAAGTCAAGACCGGTTTGCCCGGGAAATGGCCAGGCAGGTGATGGACCAGATTTAG
- a CDS encoding ABC transporter permease, with protein MASSPFSSRTSFREIIALALDALNAHRLRSFLTILGVIIGVSTVIGMVSIIQGLNRAFANQIESLGSNTIFISKFDPSFRRTRTSEERQRKDLTVDDGLAIGREAPSILSVSPERRRNNISLRYEARVMDTSQLAGVLPTYEITRSNYTAGGRFFSDMDILHRTETCVLGMDVVDALFPNDDPIGKVIRMDGHPLKVIGVLERMGNFFGQTRDNVILVPLTTFEKYYSDFSEQGGSFFFVIARPRNRRMVSRAVEQITEVLRRRRNVPFGEKDNFGISTQDSLLDIYNQLTGATALVLTAVSFISLGIGGIGVMNIMLVSVVERTREIGVRKALGARRVDIRQQFLLEAVTLTGIGGMIGVLVGQTLSLLINRFSPLPSTVPWWAMVAGLTVSVVVGLFFGLYPAIKASELSPIEALRYE; from the coding sequence ATGGCCTCCTCTCCGTTTTCGAGCCGGACCAGCTTCCGGGAAATCATTGCTCTGGCATTAGATGCGCTCAATGCCCATCGCCTTCGCAGCTTTCTGACAATTTTAGGTGTCATCATCGGCGTTTCAACCGTCATTGGAATGGTCTCAATTATTCAGGGACTCAACCGGGCGTTTGCCAATCAAATTGAATCCCTCGGGTCAAACACGATTTTTATTTCAAAGTTTGACCCGAGCTTTCGCCGAACTCGAACCAGTGAAGAACGGCAGCGAAAAGACCTGACGGTGGACGATGGACTGGCAATCGGGCGTGAAGCGCCATCCATTTTGTCGGTGTCACCTGAGCGACGGCGCAATAATATTTCACTTCGGTATGAAGCCCGCGTGATGGATACCTCTCAATTAGCTGGAGTTTTGCCGACGTATGAGATTACCCGTAGCAATTACACGGCGGGCGGGCGGTTCTTTTCCGACATGGATATTTTGCATCGAACGGAAACCTGCGTGCTGGGAATGGATGTGGTTGATGCGCTGTTCCCCAATGATGACCCGATTGGGAAGGTAATCCGAATGGATGGACACCCGCTCAAGGTGATTGGGGTGCTTGAGCGAATGGGAAATTTCTTTGGTCAGACGCGGGACAATGTGATTTTGGTCCCACTGACCACCTTCGAGAAATACTACTCAGATTTTTCGGAACAGGGCGGCTCGTTTTTCTTTGTCATTGCACGTCCGAGAAACCGACGCATGGTTTCGCGGGCAGTTGAACAAATCACCGAGGTGTTGCGCCGGCGGCGAAATGTTCCATTTGGCGAAAAAGACAATTTTGGTATTTCCACTCAAGATAGTTTGCTGGACATCTATAACCAGCTTACGGGTGCCACCGCTCTAGTATTGACCGCTGTTTCCTTTATTTCACTGGGAATCGGCGGGATTGGGGTCATGAATATTATGCTGGTATCGGTGGTTGAGCGCACCCGAGAAATTGGCGTCCGCAAAGCCCTCGGTGCCCGCCGGGTTGATATTCGACAACAATTTTTGCTCGAAGCCGTCACACTCACTGGAATTGGGGGAATGATTGGTGTTCTGGTCGGACAGACCTTAAGTTTACTTATCAATCGGTTTTCACCCCTTCCCTCAACCGTTCCCTGGTGGGCAATGGTGGCAGGATTGACAGTTTCCGTGGTGGTTGGCCTCTTTTTTGGACTCTACCCGGCGATTAAAGCCTCTGAATTGTCACCGATTGAGGCGCTTCGATATGAATAA
- a CDS encoding serine/threonine-protein phosphatase: protein MTLENTNSEKTVLIRMYAQTDVGMVRQGNEDNFLVVDLSTAATWTADHDAPPPELLSFAQGRYGSLFAVSDGMGGALAGEVASQLAVTAVRDWMLQFQANPKFQPFPFHERLRLSVEQANLLINSKSQSHAEYAGMGATFTAAGVDNTTLYLAQIGDSRAYLIRNGRIAQMTKDQSLVSQLVEAGHITEEEAESHHYKNVILQALGATASVIVVVDCVQLQRDDILLLCSDGLSGKVRGPEMLQIFNACNGDLTEGCRKLIQSANERGGEDNITVMLMHFSGDGLDAPTDSNNFESRIIQRDPRLPDEIDESLLIYEKDTLDAQNKATGSLKVPQTTAVLSAAVVAELYEVAAANSQPSVAPPPPAPSPPMPALPTPVRQSQNNSKLIAASLFMLALIVVAFLLYRKNTAPTAAESPPQPKPNPTTPAPPAPAPPESQPSPQKSTPPASEPAKENK, encoded by the coding sequence ATGACACTCGAAAATACAAATAGTGAAAAAACCGTGTTGATCAGGATGTATGCTCAAACTGACGTGGGCATGGTACGCCAGGGAAACGAAGACAATTTTCTGGTGGTTGACCTGAGTACAGCGGCCACCTGGACCGCCGACCATGACGCACCGCCTCCCGAGTTGCTATCTTTTGCTCAAGGCCGATATGGATCACTGTTTGCCGTGTCTGATGGGATGGGCGGGGCATTAGCCGGTGAGGTTGCCAGCCAGTTGGCGGTAACTGCGGTTCGGGATTGGATGCTTCAGTTTCAGGCGAATCCAAAATTTCAACCATTTCCCTTCCACGAACGCCTTCGCCTTTCGGTCGAGCAAGCCAATCTCCTGATCAATAGCAAAAGTCAATCGCATGCCGAGTATGCCGGGATGGGGGCCACCTTTACGGCTGCCGGTGTGGATAACACCACGCTCTATCTGGCCCAAATCGGAGATTCACGCGCCTATTTGATCCGCAATGGCCGAATTGCCCAAATGACCAAAGATCAATCCCTGGTCAGCCAGTTGGTCGAGGCCGGGCATATCACTGAGGAAGAAGCCGAAAGCCATCACTATAAAAATGTGATTCTTCAGGCGTTAGGGGCAACTGCCTCAGTGATTGTGGTTGTGGATTGCGTGCAATTACAGCGCGATGACATCTTGTTGCTGTGCAGCGACGGGCTGTCAGGCAAAGTGCGTGGACCTGAAATGCTCCAGATTTTCAATGCCTGCAATGGAGATCTGACCGAAGGCTGCCGCAAGTTAATTCAATCGGCCAACGAACGAGGCGGGGAAGACAACATCACCGTCATGCTGATGCATTTTTCGGGTGATGGATTAGATGCGCCAACCGACAGCAATAACTTTGAGTCACGAATCATCCAGCGTGATCCACGCCTCCCGGATGAAATTGATGAAAGTTTGCTGATTTACGAGAAAGATACCCTTGACGCTCAGAACAAAGCCACTGGCTCATTAAAAGTTCCACAAACCACCGCTGTCCTCTCGGCAGCGGTCGTTGCCGAACTTTATGAAGTGGCGGCGGCGAATTCACAGCCGTCGGTTGCCCCACCACCACCTGCTCCATCTCCACCGATGCCGGCGCTCCCGACACCTGTCCGCCAGAGTCAAAATAATTCGAAACTGATTGCTGCCAGTCTGTTCATGCTTGCCTTGATCGTGGTGGCTTTTTTGCTGTATCGGAAGAATACCGCACCCACTGCGGCTGAATCTCCTCCCCAGCCAAAACCAAATCCAACTACTCCAGCCCCACCCGCCCCCGCCCCGCCAGAAAGCCAGCCTTCTCCCCAAAAATCTACCCCACCTGCAAGTGAACCGGCGAAAGAGAACAAGTAA
- a CDS encoding cystathionine gamma-synthase translates to MGIATDVIHAGQAPDPTTGSITVPIYQTSTYVQDGLGKHKGYEYARTHNATRAALEENITVLEKGVGACAFASGMAAIHAVMTTLLKAGDHVVVSDNTYGGTYRLFDKVLTKFGLRFSYVDTTDPGVVADALQPNTRMMFLETPTNPVMRLCDLRALSEIARPREIQVVVDNTFMSPYLQRPIECGADIVVHSTTKYLNGHSDSVGGVAVVTSKEVHEKLAYIQNAAGAILSPFDAWLTLRGIKTLAVRMKQHDINGRAVAAYLSTHPKVTRLYYPGLPAHPQYELACRQMDGFGAMLAFEASGGIDQARKILEGLRVFALAESLGGVESLVCHPASMTHASVPDEDRQRLGITDTLIRLSVGIEDCEDLVADLDQALAQL, encoded by the coding sequence ATGGGAATCGCAACAGATGTTATTCACGCGGGTCAAGCCCCAGACCCAACCACTGGTTCGATCACTGTTCCAATTTATCAAACCTCCACCTATGTGCAGGACGGATTGGGGAAACACAAAGGCTATGAGTATGCCCGGACGCACAATGCCACGCGGGCAGCGCTCGAAGAGAATATAACCGTTCTGGAAAAAGGAGTTGGGGCCTGCGCCTTTGCTTCAGGGATGGCTGCCATCCATGCCGTGATGACGACGTTGCTCAAGGCAGGCGATCACGTGGTGGTTTCAGACAATACCTATGGCGGTACTTATCGTTTGTTTGACAAAGTGCTGACCAAATTCGGGTTGCGGTTCAGTTATGTTGATACCACTGACCCTGGGGTTGTGGCTGATGCCCTTCAACCAAACACCCGCATGATGTTTTTGGAAACCCCAACCAACCCGGTGATGCGGTTATGTGATTTGCGGGCTCTTTCAGAGATTGCTCGCCCGAGAGAAATTCAGGTGGTGGTTGACAACACTTTTATGTCACCTTACCTCCAGCGGCCAATCGAGTGTGGCGCCGATATTGTGGTTCATTCGACCACCAAATATCTCAATGGCCACAGTGATAGCGTGGGAGGCGTGGCGGTGGTGACTTCCAAAGAAGTTCACGAAAAACTGGCCTACATTCAGAACGCGGCTGGTGCCATTCTTTCGCCATTTGACGCCTGGTTGACCTTGCGGGGGATCAAAACGCTGGCCGTTCGCATGAAGCAACACGATATCAATGGACGGGCCGTTGCCGCATACCTGAGCACGCATCCAAAAGTAACCCGCCTGTATTACCCAGGACTTCCAGCCCATCCACAGTATGAGCTGGCCTGTCGGCAAATGGACGGGTTTGGCGCCATGCTGGCTTTTGAAGCCTCGGGTGGTATTGACCAGGCCCGGAAAATACTTGAAGGACTGAGAGTCTTTGCACTGGCTGAATCGTTAGGAGGTGTCGAAAGCCTGGTTTGCCACCCGGCTTCGATGACCCATGCCAGTGTCCCTGATGAAGATCGCCAACGTCTTGGAATTACCGATACCTTGATTCGCTTATCAGTCGGGATTGAAGATTGTGAAGACCTGGTTGCGGACCTGGATCAAGCCCTGGCACAGCTTTAG